Sequence from the Helianthus annuus cultivar XRQ/B chromosome 13, HanXRQr2.0-SUNRISE, whole genome shotgun sequence genome:
gtgttaagactgtttcaattatgataaatcaaagcggatttaaAGCAATCAATAAGTAATatttaaatccgtgcatgagatgtctaaacgagtttagcgcaagcttcaaataagTGAAAGataccaccacaaggtgtcgaaatcaacaaacaatttaGTGGAGTCGAATGTCAAACAAGTTTTCTTCGACTTGGAACAAGTAAAACATTTGTTAAAACGAATTTTGAGTATGATGCccccaatacatcatatgatgctCTGAAGTGAATATGTGAAatggacaagttcaaacaattgaacctGGTTTTAGCGCAACCCGACAATAAATAACTTTCGGCATGGTGACGACGAAAACCATGTGTGTAACTTGAAGAGAAAAGAAgttttcaagaaaatgtgttgacttgTTAACAAAGGAGCCAACATTTACAATAACGCGGGTCATTCGAATCATAAATCGATAATTAGATTTATCGAAACaacatttgaactttaatgaaacgcttattcgaaacgaaaccacatgcgtaacaaacgatgcatgtgTAACATATAAATTTTCCAAGAAATGAAGCAATTAGTGTTCGCTATACTGAAAGAAATGATCTTGACACAATGACcgttaagaggagtagagatacgaaaatctactcagtaagtgtgaaagtcgaaatttcaacaaaagaaatttgaggactttacctggggtttcgTGTAACGACcaattgttaggtgacattaccatggaatgtcgaacatagcgtattcgTCGTTAACCGAAATAGGGGGATGTGGAGACACACGTCTTTCCCTTGGAGTGATTCGTGTCGTTGCGGGATCGCGTGACAAGTTGCCGTTTCCTGGCCGTTAGTTCTCCTGTTGACAGGAATCTAGCGTCGTCGTTGAATTGCGCCATCGCGTCTTTTCAAAGGCCTCGCCTCGAtagtcgtatgtgacgtacttcaacctccgttgatgaaagcttaagtttcacgtatacctgtgcactaGTGTCGTGTGCCACGTAGAAGGTGATGTACCccgacatccgttgacgtaaaaattgagttccatgtattctcgtgcgctagcgttttgttatgcgtaggctgcctgctcgggaagttaGAATATCATAGATAATATGGATAATAGTGCATgcccgagttaatattcgcggttcctacgtgatgaccatGCACAAATAATCGATCATATAATCAGATAAGCaagttagtcaccaataagcaatcaagtaattcccctagtcccactagtctatcctcccagcctctcagactgaagttcctagtcccactagactatcctcccagcctctcagactgaatctcctagtctcccGACCAGATCCAGCCACCCGGCTGAATTCCCttttccgaaggtcttaaatgcatgtttcctaaactctgaGAGTGTTGTGTACTGTATGTAATTGTTTTATGCACCGTGTGTAAAACACCATAATAGCGTGTGTTTGGAGACAaaattttgactgtttgtttttcggcaacggttggagaccatattcgagtactaggcgttTTGTATGTATTCAACGTCTCAATGATCTAAGTCCCCAGGGGGaaaggtgaggttagagcctaggtatcacgATAGaacctaattcgctgtaacctatagctctgataccaatctgtcacaccccgaaattatcagagcattggcgtgactggactggtatcttcattgcacagcggaagcaaataagctaagtctatctagaaactgaacgcccactaagtactcgagtctccaatggtcctcctattccaaccgtgccttgactTTGAAAAGcgacctgagaaagaacatgcgaaaaagtcaacataaagttgagcgagttcatagtttgtttgtaaaagatctgaaataaatcttttgagttgtgaaagatttgaaataaatctttgtaATAACGGATTTTCGAAATggtgttgagaaaacgaatttaaaaatcattttcttgtccagTTATATGAggactttgtatttgtaacgatCTATGAtcgtaaatccatgtatttgtaaagtatgtataaccgtcaatgcccaccctgactttgactctatGCCCGTAAACCTAtactttgaatttgtataaaacatggtttttattttgtataaatCAAGCGTTTTGTAAGCGTGTAtgatgaaaatccctggtatgtagcaaataagggaattgagatcaccaatggtttgcaaggccattgatatgtgtgaagtgcaagtagggagactcaaacctagcggatttatgcgtcgggcacaaagtcaccccgaggtccatttctagtttggcctggggctgggctcgctacacccagatagatctaccgctcctgtccctcggtcctaccatgaggattaacgacctcatgttgctcctacccactcacatgatctaagtagtaaacctccttacgctaaccataccatgtaaaaagtattcgtaattacTGTATCATATATTCcaccccagccaccctggctgagcctccccagccaccctgactgagcctccccagccaccctggctgaacctccccagccaccctggctgaacctccccagccaccctgactgactccctagttacgaaaaatcattcacatttcgaaaatacggattgttttgtaaaaacctgtatgtttagtataaacctttcgcaaatcatttgagttcctcgaaatccattcgtgatgtgatttagaaatacgagttttgcgtttgttcaaaactttgtatgtttctgaaaatcgtgcatgtctttccaccccgaaaacatttacaaaaaatgtaaaacagtaaaaagtgggggttatgaactcgcctgaatattcctgtgcaaagctagctatatacgacttTGTAATGTCGCTTCCAAGATGAGATTCGCTAGCGTGCatcctacaatattcctaacacggaatatctaataagttgcTAAATAATTGCGGTAACTAccctacgtgttaccgagctctaccgaatcgttaatcgaacgattcgACGGTGTGTTGATAGCTTAAAAGAAACGAAGAAGTTAAACTTGCTAAGTTTCGTTTACTATATGTCGAAtgtatatgccgtttaggcgttcgaaataaatatataagttatatttattttatgaaaacttCATCGAGTCGTtgcatgtttaaaataaatatatactatatttatttttgtaaaagcgAATCCATCTTGTTTGATATTCGAAATAAATATGtgaactatatttattttgtaaaagatTCATCGACTTGTATTGGAAAacaaatatataactatatttatttataaaaggattcgagttcgtttgaaataaatataataataactatatttattcttGTTGTCGAAATAATTTCCATATCGTTGTTTTCGTAAGTTGTAAGTCGTTGTCGAAGGAAACTTTATATTTGTATCTCGTAAAAGTCGCTTTAATACAATAGTTGTCGTTTTACAAGAAAAGCacgttttttttaataaaactcgttttattttacgggttttctcgaaaaaaaacgggcagagtttcctctgtttttggacgtcccgacaacacaagttgtcgcaatttttatcaaaattcaatcaaTTCACGCAATATATATCAAATATGCCAAATTAAAGTGTAAATAGTCGCTAAAGTTATCGGTTGAGCTCGTTCACggaaaaaataaaattataagaATAACGAAATGTATTGCGCCGTGAAATCTTTACCATCTTCTCGTGTCGAAAACCGAGCTGACCGAGTCAACTCGCtgagttgactgagttgaccgagttgactgagttgactcgggttgaccgagtcaactgaaCCGCTTCATAATCTATCTCGAATCGGCTGACCCGTACTGAACCGTTGGCCTCTGTTGACTGTCTTGACCAACTCTGACCGGCTTTGACCGAGTGCTGACCCGAACAatgtttgacccgaacccgagcCACAACTTGAACCAGATCTGACCGTTCTGAACCAAAACCATCATAAATCTGAACCGAGTAACAAACAaaaatcaccatcatcttcaagcTTCGGGAGAAATAAAAGAAACGGGGGTTACCGGAATTTTTATCGGACAGAAAGGCAAGGACCGCTGGACTAAAACGCCGACCGCCGGATAAACAATCCGACCGTTAGGTCGCTGCCAACACCGTgtcgccgccgccgccgccgACGAGCTCCGGCCGCCGTGTCGTTCACCGTTCATCAAGCCATAAATCAACAGGAATCATTGTCATCATCGGTCTCAAGACAGAAAAGAATCAAAACAAAGAAACGGGGAGGGTTTTACCTTGAAACTCGCCGGAGaacaccacctccgccaccgtaTACGGCGGTCCTGACGCCGGTACCACCTCTTCAGTCCtctcggtctctctctctctctctctctcttcaccgTCCAGCCACCGCTCAACATTTCACGTGCCGCCACCCACTGTGGTGGCCGACGATTATCGTAGAGAAAAAGGGGGGGTTATCTGAGTTGTTGATTGAGCTTGAGAGAGAAGATGAGAGGAATATGTGATCTGTGTGTGTAGGTTAAAATCGAGAAGGAGGGAAGGAGAGTAAAAGGTTTCCGTGATTTGTTTGTGAGGAATCGAGATGGAGAGGAGAAGATCAGGTTCAGTGTATTAATAGAGAGGAAGGTTTCTATAGTCCTTTATGTATTTTATTTGCATTCAAGTTACCTGTTTTATCCTTGGGGATAAGATTTCTTGTACAGATTTAATGAAGATTGTGTAGAGATTTTATTTTTGGTAAGATTTGAGATGAAGATCTAAGCAAAATATCTATTCGTATCACATAGGGCAGACATCGTGTTTAAATAATAATTTTGAAGGTTTCATCAAGATTTAGTTGTAGATTTAGTTTATTATGTGTAGGCTTAgacttgtgggttttgggcttgggcccagggcctaCAAGCCCATCTCgtgtgtaagtggcccgtaattcctacgagacccgttgTCAAAATTCTGAACTCTGTTTAACGTCAAAAATTAAAATGCAACAAAGTACGGTCGGTTGTCGTTGTTTGCACGCCCGTTCGTCGACTACGGTAATAATCGCGAAAAATTGTATTGTTGCCGTCTTTAATCCGTTCTTCGATCCGGTTTTGACTATAGTCACtaaaatttaattacgaagctaaaatttatcgtaaaaatttaatatttgtcggcgttgACAGTATTCTGTACGGTTTCAATCCGTTACCGTTTAACGTTTCACAAGCTGCTCTGTAAACCACCGTTCGCTCACTGTAAAGTCGGATAAACGTTCCTGGGCATTCCAAATGCCTAATTACATTAATTTGCTTTGTAAACACTAATTATTATTTCGTTAATCctctgttaatcacgtaattaagatccgtaaattaccggttgtcacaatacaggtgcggaaaacaagtatccGACATAGAAACAGCTAGTAAAACACTTTAAACACCTTtatgtattgatttgacaacaattacatccaaatctcacaccAGCAGCACCTCGGGATGGATCACAAGACTCTGTTCCATGGTTTCGCTTATGAGACACTATATATAGGgcatgaggtttcgctccaacatacactgccatatgagcgaacccaccaactgacatataagcgaaacctctaggaccatataagcgaaacctctatctctttgaccctatgagcgaaaccctgACCTAGAATacatacaatctcctgttttctcatataatgtgccctgatctaacaatctaagactaagactcgatacaagacgaagtcgacagatgtagtgcaccaacatcgTTTGATAAAGGACGAAATGAATACCTATATAAAATTTTCAAACCTTCCCATAATCATTAGGAAATTTACAACGGTGCCTTAATCATGACTTTTAGTATCTTATTTGTCCACAGAGGACTAAAAGGAAAAATATAAGTCCGTATAAGGACTTTAAAATATTATAAGTCCGTATAGGGACTATATTAAAACAGTTTGCCCATGAAGGGACTATAATGAAATGTCATGTCCGCTAAGGGACTATAGTGAAATCTCGTGTCCCTAAAGGAACTATATCGAAATTGCATATCCCCAAGGGATTTTTATGAAATAACGCGTCCATAAAAGGACTTTATTGGTATAGTTTTTAAAGGACTTAAATCGAAATATATGTTCATTAGGGAATTATAATAAACAAATGCCCACACAGGGACTATACAGAAGATATAGGTCCTTATAGGGACTTTAAAGTAATACTAGTCCACGTGGGAATGGAAAGGAAAATATAAGTCCATATAGGGACAATAAGTTATGTTAACATTGCGATTATAGTGAAACGATATGTCCTCAAAAAAACTATGATGAATTATTATATTCGCCAGGGGATTTTAATGAAATAACATGTTTACaaaaggattttaatgaaataacatgtccatgtaaggactataATGGAGTATAAAATCCATGAAAGGACTATTTTATTTATGATGCCCACGAAGGGACTATTATTGAAATATAATGTCCTCGAAAGGATTATATTGAAATATAATGTCCTCAAAGGGACTATGATAGTCAAACGTTTATACGGGGTTTTATCAGAAGAGGTAGGTCCACACCGGGACGATGATGCAATAATATGTCCTTAAAGGACTACAATAATTAATGCTCATACAGGGACTTAAAGGAAAATGGAATATGATGGAAAAAGGGTTTTCTAATGTCTTCCTTGCTTCATTCCGATTGTTTCTCTTCTTTGTTTGTCGTATGCTGTAGTGATACTAAAGTCCTCAGTGAATAAAATAAACATTTCAAATCAGGATCCATTGCAGAAGTAGGATCCAAGGTTTTAATGATTAGAAAATTTTTAAATTGGATCACGGATTGAAGTTTGACAAGCGTAGTCCATGTTTGGAATTCCAAAACTTGGAGATAAGAAATGGGGATCACTAGCATCCACTGGTGTCATCTTCAAGACGGGAGCCTCGGGGACCTTTTGGTATGAACTTTGAAGTCTGGTTAAAAGTTTCAATAGGTTTGGTTTTGAGAATAGGTCCATAAAGGTCTTCTTCCAAACTGGTCGCACGCTTACCCTAGCCGTGGTATGAAGCTTGGCATTTCTTGGCTTCGGACATGGAGAATCTCCATCAacggcttctttgcttggcgacatattCAAAATACATAAATTAAGCAATGTTCACTTAATAGGGATGAGagcattcctatgttaagtctagactcagaaggtctaAGGAATATGCTATTATGTCATTTGAGATTAAACACTAAAGGCAaatgtttaattcactcaaacgttggctctgataccaacctgtcacaccccaataatTACAGCTCAGCCTGGTGGGGAGTATTATGACGTAATATTGGTAttgtcatagtcaaacatacacagaataaCACAGtggaagtcttggaatataaaatattatacaAACCCAAATGTCTGAAAATACCGAAAGGATAAATACATACGAGCTCGCAATATtaaatccacaggcggatcataataAAATGCACAAAAACGAAGTTTAGCAGACTTTAGTGCAtcctaaggatttgcaagatcctttACACACCAAGCAGCTCCCAGCCAATTTCgagtagtacctgtcacttagtcttttgaaaatacgtcagtttacaatggtaaatacaattaaccgactcttttgaaaacatttgtgaAAATTggttaaatgcacaaggcacaaagattcttttataacttgggttaattatataaaataatcttgtatacatgTTTATATGTATGTCGTACGTTCACGGCCCGGGATAAAAGTTGAGACatgatcaatagacacaccactaatATAATCCCACGACGAGTTATTCTCAACAAGTGGGTATATCTTATATCTTAATTCCCTTTTTGGGGAAAAGAAACCATACcacaactgtcaggtgtatgcctacaccccgtgcttaggtcgtggccatttgcatttaaatgagccgaggatatccaggacacggtcatattaacccccaaatgtttatatatcaaacaacacagattaaaacgggttatgtcaATGAATTAACCAGTAATCGATTAAATATTCTACACCCGACCTAgtggtaataatttaccgtatcccaagcccgtataagggaaaataagttaaaagtatttacctgagcttaaaatgcGAGATTTGATCACTCATCCGTATAATCTATTGAAActagtgcaagtagcttttaccggtgttcctaatctggaatgaaggttttattaacctattagattactaaatgctagattaagcgatgaccggattggaatgtaatttagacccgacaagtatggagacttgtattatatgg
This genomic interval carries:
- the LOC110902501 gene encoding uncharacterized protein LOC110902501, producing MNGERHGGRSSSAAAAATRCWQRPNGRIVYPAVGVLVQRSLPFCPIKIPIYDGFGSERSDLVQVVARVRVKHCSGQHSVKAGQSWSRQSTEANGSVRVSRFEIDYEAVQLTRSTRVNSVNSVNSVNSAS